One Chryseobacterium wanjuense genomic region harbors:
- a CDS encoding YtxH domain-containing protein — protein sequence MGNKTKGLLALLGLGALAYWKYKNSSPEEQQAVKDKINNAKDNLNKWGNDLKDKANNVASQVQEKVDGMKEKAEETVNQN from the coding sequence ATGGGAAATAAAACGAAAGGCTTATTAGCACTACTAGGATTAGGAGCTTTGGCATATTGGAAATATAAAAATTCTTCTCCTGAGGAACAACAAGCTGTAAAAGACAAGATCAACAATGCAAAAGATAATCTGAATAAATGGGGAAATGATCTGAAAGATAAAGCCAATAATGTTGCTTCCCAGGTTCAGGAAAAAGTAGACGGAATGAAGGAAAAAGCAGAGGAAACGGTTAATCAGAACTAG
- a CDS encoding isoaspartyl peptidase/L-asparaginase — MKVIIHGGFFSESDQSHEVKVAKQNSLKNIAQKAFEYLQNNSAFDTVAYAVSLLENDELYNAGIGSQIQSDGVIRMSAAIMDGETQKLSGVINIQDVKNPIFVAKELMKEDDRVLGGNGAKKYANEHGFENFSTEIPQRRKEYEAKLNNGGKGTVGCVAIDKNSKLAVATSTGGKGFEIPGRISDSATVAGNYANSFCAVSCTGVGEDIVSNATATKIVTRVTDGMSLEKAFTKTFEELKTIDGFAGAIAIDKNGNIYHQDSYPTMVFASFDGENFEVFN, encoded by the coding sequence ATGAAAGTAATCATCCACGGCGGATTTTTCTCGGAAAGCGATCAGAGCCACGAAGTAAAAGTTGCCAAACAAAATTCTTTAAAAAATATCGCCCAAAAAGCGTTTGAATATTTACAAAATAATTCAGCTTTTGACACGGTTGCGTATGCCGTTTCTTTGTTGGAAAATGATGAATTGTACAATGCCGGTATCGGTTCGCAGATCCAAAGTGACGGAGTGATCAGGATGAGCGCTGCCATTATGGATGGTGAAACTCAGAAGTTGAGTGGAGTCATCAATATTCAGGATGTGAAAAATCCGATTTTCGTTGCGAAAGAGCTGATGAAAGAAGATGACAGGGTCTTGGGCGGAAATGGAGCAAAAAAATATGCAAATGAGCATGGTTTTGAAAATTTTTCAACTGAAATCCCTCAAAGAAGAAAAGAGTATGAAGCAAAATTGAATAATGGCGGAAAAGGAACTGTTGGCTGTGTAGCGATTGATAAAAATAGCAAACTGGCCGTTGCTACTTCCACCGGAGGAAAAGGTTTTGAAATTCCGGGAAGAATCTCTGATTCTGCCACCGTAGCCGGAAATTATGCCAATTCTTTTTGTGCCGTAAGCTGCACAGGCGTTGGTGAAGATATTGTAAGCAATGCCACTGCAACAAAAATCGTCACAAGAGTCACCGACGGAATGTCTCTTGAAAAAGCTTTCACCAAAACTTTTGAAGAATTAAAAACAATCGACGGGTTCGCAGGTGCCATTGCCATTGATAAAAATGGAAATATTTATCATCAGGATTCGTATCCTACTATGGTTTTCGCAAGTTTTGATGGAGAAAATTTTGAAGTTTTCAATTAA
- a CDS encoding cyanophycinase, with protein MKPVGKLIVIGGAVNKGSFTETDFDQNIEKNLNFFERGILRKIINESKNKEDSVIEIITTASQIPQIVGTEYKKAFEFLGAKNVNILDIHNREEANSDAMVARANAADVVMFTGGDQLRLTSILGGTRFHDTILLKYQEQDFIYSGTSAGAAAASENMIYQGSSSEALLKGEIKTTQGLGLIDNVIIDTHFVQRGRIGRLFQAVVNNPRTLGIGLGEDTGLFIHNDVMTAVGSGLVILVDGRFIKDTNLTNINLGEPISIDNLTVHVMSMNDHYDLITKTLTIENSQFNPIPQDR; from the coding sequence ATGAAACCCGTTGGAAAATTAATTGTAATCGGGGGAGCCGTAAACAAAGGTAGTTTTACGGAAACCGATTTTGACCAGAATATAGAGAAAAATCTCAACTTTTTTGAAAGAGGAATTTTAAGAAAGATCATCAACGAATCCAAAAATAAAGAAGATTCTGTGATCGAAATTATCACAACAGCCTCGCAAATCCCACAAATTGTAGGTACAGAATACAAAAAAGCATTCGAATTTCTTGGTGCCAAAAATGTCAATATTTTGGATATTCACAACCGTGAAGAAGCTAATTCTGACGCTATGGTTGCCAGAGCCAATGCCGCAGATGTAGTGATGTTTACAGGTGGTGATCAGTTGAGATTAACATCAATTCTTGGCGGAACAAGATTTCACGATACCATTTTATTAAAATATCAGGAGCAGGATTTTATCTACTCCGGAACTTCTGCGGGCGCCGCTGCCGCTTCTGAAAATATGATTTATCAGGGAAGCAGCTCTGAAGCCTTGCTGAAGGGTGAAATAAAAACCACACAAGGTTTAGGATTAATCGACAATGTCATTATCGATACTCACTTCGTTCAGAGAGGCAGAATCGGGAGGCTTTTTCAGGCCGTTGTCAACAATCCGAGGACGCTGGGAATCGGTTTGGGAGAAGATACCGGACTTTTCATCCACAATGATGTGATGACGGCTGTCGGTTCCGGGCTTGTTATTTTGGTGGATGGAAGGTTTATCAAAGACACCAATCTTACCAATATCAATTTGGGCGAGCCGATTTCGATTGATAATTTAACGGTTCATGTAATGTCGATGAATGATCATTATGATTTAATTACCAAGACATTAACGATTGAAAATTCACAATTTAATCCGATTCCGCAGGATAGATAG
- the cphA gene encoding cyanophycin synthetase translates to MKIEKIQALRGPNIWSIRRKKLIQMRLDLEEMENFPTNKIEGFRERIEKLIPSLYTHRCSEGVEGGFFHRVETGTWMGHVIEHIALEIQTLAGMDVGFGRTRETKTPGIYNVVFNYIEENAGIYAAEQAVKIAEALTNGEEYDLNACIQKLKEIREKVRLGPSTGSIVEEAVSRKIPWIRLGTNSLVQLGYGVNQQRFQATITGKTSSIAVDIACNKELTKRMLHDAAIPVPIGELITEEEELDKVIKKIGYPIVLKPLDGNHGKGSSINVNDWEAAKIGFHHAQKYSRKVIIEKFITGYDFRVLVINNKMVAAARRVPAHVVGDGELSLQQLIEKENKDPRRGYGHENVLTEIEIDKDTTELLEKLHYTLETVPQKGEVVYLKSTANLSTGGTSIDVTDMVHPENITMAERISKIIGLDVCGIDIMAENLTQPLKESGGAIIEVNAAPGFRMHLAPSEGLPRNVAAPVVDMLYPPGKPFTIPIIAVTGTNGKTTTTRLISHIVKSNGYRVGFTTSDGIYIQNTMLTKGDTTGPLSAEFILKDPTVEFAVLETARGGILRSGLGFSQCDIGVLTNIEEDHLGMNDIHSLKDLTRVKRVILDSVKKNGWSVLNADNEYSMKIVNDLDSNVAIFSMNENNPHMLKFAKEGKITCVYEEGFVTIKKGDWKIRIGKAKDFPITMEGKAKFMIENVLAASLASYLYGFGIEDISNSLRTFIPSAQLTPGRLNVFKFKNFKVLIDFAHNPSGYEAIEDYLKNVEANKKIGIISGVGDRRDSDIRECGKIAGRMFDHIIIRNEKHLRGRKEEEINGLIIEGLQSAGKDVSYEIIPKEIEALKHAMGMAEEGTFITALSDVISNAIDLVQEYQARELLEDDKV, encoded by the coding sequence ATGAAAATTGAGAAGATACAGGCATTACGCGGCCCGAATATTTGGAGTATCAGACGAAAGAAGCTGATTCAGATGAGATTGGATCTTGAAGAGATGGAAAACTTTCCTACCAATAAAATTGAGGGGTTCCGGGAAAGAATAGAAAAACTCATTCCTTCCTTATATACTCACAGATGTTCAGAAGGCGTAGAAGGAGGATTTTTCCACCGTGTAGAAACAGGAACGTGGATGGGACATGTCATCGAGCATATTGCCTTGGAAATTCAGACTTTAGCAGGGATGGATGTAGGTTTTGGGAGAACACGCGAAACAAAAACTCCGGGAATTTATAATGTAGTATTTAATTATATCGAAGAAAATGCAGGAATTTACGCCGCAGAACAAGCCGTAAAAATCGCAGAAGCACTTACGAATGGAGAAGAATATGACTTGAATGCCTGTATTCAGAAATTAAAAGAAATCAGAGAAAAGGTACGTTTAGGGCCTTCAACGGGAAGTATTGTTGAGGAAGCGGTTTCCAGAAAAATCCCATGGATAAGATTGGGAACGAACTCTTTGGTTCAGCTTGGTTATGGCGTGAATCAGCAGAGATTTCAGGCGACGATTACAGGGAAAACGAGCTCAATTGCGGTAGATATTGCCTGTAATAAAGAATTAACCAAGAGAATGCTGCATGACGCCGCCATTCCTGTTCCGATCGGAGAATTAATTACTGAAGAAGAAGAGTTGGATAAAGTCATCAAAAAAATTGGTTACCCGATTGTTTTAAAGCCTTTGGACGGAAATCATGGGAAAGGTTCGTCAATTAATGTAAATGACTGGGAAGCAGCAAAAATAGGTTTCCATCATGCTCAGAAATATTCCAGAAAAGTTATCATTGAGAAATTTATTACGGGATATGATTTCAGGGTTTTGGTGATTAATAATAAAATGGTGGCAGCAGCGAGAAGAGTTCCTGCCCATGTTGTCGGTGATGGCGAACTGAGCCTTCAGCAATTAATTGAAAAAGAAAATAAAGATCCGAGAAGAGGGTACGGACATGAAAATGTTTTAACTGAAATAGAAATCGATAAAGATACCACAGAACTTCTCGAAAAACTTCACTATACTTTAGAAACGGTTCCTCAAAAAGGGGAAGTTGTTTATTTAAAATCAACGGCCAATCTTTCAACGGGAGGTACTTCCATCGACGTTACAGACATGGTTCACCCGGAAAATATCACGATGGCCGAAAGGATTTCGAAAATCATCGGTCTCGATGTTTGCGGAATTGATATCATGGCGGAAAATTTAACCCAGCCTTTAAAAGAAAGTGGAGGTGCCATCATTGAAGTGAATGCAGCTCCCGGTTTCAGAATGCACTTGGCTCCGAGTGAAGGATTGCCTAGAAACGTAGCCGCTCCGGTAGTAGATATGCTATATCCTCCAGGAAAACCTTTCACCATTCCGATCATCGCTGTTACAGGGACAAACGGAAAAACAACCACGACAAGATTAATTTCCCATATCGTTAAAAGCAACGGTTACCGAGTAGGTTTCACCACTTCAGACGGAATTTATATCCAGAATACGATGCTGACAAAAGGGGACACCACAGGACCGCTTTCTGCGGAGTTTATTCTTAAAGACCCAACGGTAGAGTTTGCCGTTCTGGAAACGGCAAGAGGTGGAATTCTTCGCTCTGGACTTGGTTTTTCACAATGTGATATCGGTGTTTTAACGAATATTGAAGAAGATCATCTGGGAATGAATGATATTCACAGTTTGAAAGATCTTACGCGCGTAAAAAGGGTAATTCTCGACAGTGTAAAGAAAAACGGCTGGAGTGTCTTGAATGCTGACAATGAATATTCAATGAAAATTGTAAATGATCTTGACAGCAATGTTGCGATTTTCAGTATGAATGAAAACAATCCTCACATGCTGAAGTTTGCGAAAGAGGGAAAAATTACCTGTGTATACGAAGAAGGTTTTGTCACGATTAAAAAAGGAGACTGGAAGATAAGAATCGGGAAGGCAAAAGATTTTCCGATCACCATGGAAGGGAAGGCTAAGTTTATGATTGAAAATGTCTTAGCGGCGAGTTTGGCTTCTTATCTGTATGGTTTTGGAATTGAAGATATTTCAAATTCTCTGCGAACATTCATTCCAAGTGCTCAGCTGACTCCGGGAAGGCTGAATGTTTTTAAGTTTAAAAATTTCAAGGTGTTAATTGATTTTGCACACAATCCATCGGGTTACGAAGCGATTGAAGATTATCTGAAAAACGTAGAAGCCAATAAGAAAATCGGGATTATTTCCGGCGTTGGTGACAGACGTGACAGCGATATCCGGGAATGCGGGAAAATTGCAGGAAGGATGTTCGATCACATCATCATCAGGAATGAGAAACATCTTCGTGGAAGAAAAGAAGAAGAAATTAACGGATTAATCATCGAAGGACTGCAATCTGCCGGAAAAGACGTAAGCTATGAGATTATTCCTAAAGAAATCGAAGCCCTGAAGCATGCGATGGGAATGGCGGAAGAAGGAACTTTCATCACGGCTTTAAGTGACGTAATTTCCAATGCTATTGATCTTGTTCAGGAATATCAGGCGAGGGAATTGCTTGAGGATGATAAAGTGTAA
- a CDS encoding ATP-grasp domain-containing protein yields the protein MISKYRKQFNQEFSQEKYERFKEILKEKSGLEPAFRISESPLFLSKEFEHKLLDASESIIDQIKALPAETLQKAIPDNCRVPNDTGKPHFFTIDFGVCKNENGEIEPQLIELQAFPSLYAFQKVFEDTFCEIYPFLTEIKNKMPHEEFKNYMKELIIGNENLENVILLEIYPEKQKTVIDFILTEKLLGIKTVCLTKIKKEGKKLFYENNGKLTEIKRIYNRVIFDELDRIPDLKTELDFREDIDVKWITHPNWFFKISKFLLPLLQHQFVPKSYFLHEFPDSENLENFVLKPLFSFAGSGVNLNPTKEITDAIEDKENYILQRKVNYEPIFEDINGEFSKAEIRLLYIWRENDERPILLENLGRMTKAAMVNVDFNKKDAIWIGSSNAFFVEE from the coding sequence ATGATTTCAAAATACAGAAAGCAGTTTAATCAGGAATTTTCACAGGAAAAATATGAACGTTTCAAAGAAATTTTAAAAGAAAAAAGCGGTCTTGAACCAGCATTCAGAATTTCTGAAAGTCCTCTTTTTTTATCCAAAGAATTCGAACATAAACTGCTTGATGCAAGCGAAAGTATTATCGATCAGATCAAAGCTTTGCCTGCAGAAACCTTACAAAAAGCCATCCCGGACAATTGCCGGGTTCCGAATGATACCGGCAAACCTCATTTTTTCACGATAGATTTCGGAGTATGTAAAAATGAAAACGGCGAAATAGAACCTCAACTTATCGAATTGCAGGCCTTTCCCTCGCTGTATGCTTTTCAAAAGGTTTTTGAAGATACATTCTGTGAAATCTACCCTTTCTTAACGGAGATTAAGAATAAAATGCCTCATGAAGAGTTTAAAAATTACATGAAAGAACTGATTATCGGTAATGAAAATCTCGAAAACGTTATTTTGTTGGAAATTTATCCCGAAAAACAAAAAACAGTCATTGATTTTATTCTAACTGAAAAGTTATTGGGTATAAAAACGGTTTGTCTGACAAAAATTAAAAAAGAAGGCAAAAAATTGTTCTATGAAAATAATGGAAAATTAACGGAGATTAAAAGGATTTATAACCGTGTCATTTTCGATGAGCTCGACCGGATTCCGGATCTTAAAACTGAGCTCGATTTCCGTGAAGATATTGACGTAAAATGGATTACGCATCCGAATTGGTTTTTTAAAATTTCTAAATTTTTATTGCCTCTTTTGCAACATCAGTTTGTTCCGAAAAGCTATTTTCTACACGAATTTCCGGACAGTGAAAACCTCGAAAATTTTGTTTTGAAACCTTTGTTTTCTTTTGCAGGAAGCGGAGTTAATCTAAATCCTACCAAAGAAATTACTGATGCAATTGAGGACAAGGAAAATTATATTTTACAAAGGAAAGTCAATTACGAACCGATTTTTGAAGATATTAATGGAGAATTTTCAAAAGCAGAGATCCGTTTGTTATATATTTGGCGCGAAAATGATGAACGCCCTATCCTACTCGAAAATCTTGGAAGAATGACGAAAGCCGCAATGGTAAATGTAGATTTTAACAAGAAAGATGCGATCTGGATTGGAAGTTCTAATGCGTTTTTTGTGGAGGAGTGA
- a CDS encoding type 1 glutamine amidotransferase, which produces MKDIRIALLDMNNNQVNQGFKNIKEISEAFQQSSEENVSIKTFDVRYKNEMPNIEDFDIFISSGGPGNPHREGHEWEDKFAGFLDQVFEHNKYNEDKKYLFLICHSFQLASIHWELGNICKRKSYSFGVMPIHKTEEGEQEFLFKNLPDPFYAVDSRAYQFIEPNHDRFEELGMKIVAIEKFRPHINLERAVMAIRFSEEIFGTQFHPEANPAGMVESLKDEKYKTAMIENYGMEKYLETVDRMDDEDKIILTQAQILPRFLRFAKKNVLKQVEAMV; this is translated from the coding sequence ATGAAAGATATTCGAATCGCTTTGTTGGATATGAACAACAATCAGGTAAATCAAGGTTTTAAAAATATTAAAGAAATTTCCGAAGCCTTCCAACAAAGCTCTGAAGAAAATGTAAGCATCAAAACTTTTGATGTAAGATATAAAAATGAAATGCCCAATATCGAAGATTTTGATATTTTTATTTCTTCGGGAGGGCCGGGAAATCCGCACAGGGAAGGTCATGAGTGGGAAGATAAATTTGCAGGTTTTTTGGATCAGGTTTTTGAGCACAACAAGTATAATGAAGATAAAAAATATTTGTTTCTCATCTGCCATTCTTTCCAATTGGCGAGTATTCATTGGGAATTGGGAAATATCTGCAAAAGAAAATCTTATTCTTTCGGAGTGATGCCGATCCACAAAACAGAAGAAGGCGAACAGGAATTCTTGTTTAAAAATCTTCCGGATCCCTTCTATGCCGTAGATTCCAGGGCTTATCAGTTTATTGAGCCTAACCATGATCGTTTTGAAGAATTGGGAATGAAAATCGTAGCGATTGAAAAGTTCCGTCCACATATTAATTTGGAAAGAGCGGTGATGGCCATCCGTTTTTCGGAAGAGATTTTCGGAACACAATTCCATCCTGAAGCCAATCCTGCGGGGATGGTTGAGAGCTTGAAAGACGAAAAATATAAAACAGCCATGATTGAAAATTATGGTATGGAAAAATATCTTGAAACCGTTGATAGAATGGATGATGAAGACAAAATTATTTTGACTCAGGCTCAGATTCTGCCAAGATTTTTAAGGTTTGCAAAAAAAAACGTTTTGAAGCAGGTAGAGGCGATGGTTTAA
- a CDS encoding carboxylate-amine ligase translates to MHQFTIGIEEEYQIIDVESRDLISHVSKIIEGGKAVLSENLKHEMHESMIEMETGICQNIQEARAELTNLRRHLIKTAHDQNLRVSGGGTHPFSHWSANTITQGERYIKIVDDMGDVARENLIFGLHVHIGIPNREEGVRIQNVMRYFLPHVYALSTNSPFWIGRYTGFKSYRQEIFVKFPRTGIPSYFNSLAEFDSYVDLLVKTGTIDNAKKIWWDLRVHPFYPTIEFRICDMPLRIDETVCLAAIMQALVAKIYKLHQQNLSFRSYRRLLLNENKWRASKSGIEAHLIDFGKEESVPYPHLLKELLEFIDDVVDDLGCRTEVEYAWKILENGTGADRQLQIFKETGDLTKVVDYMISETEYGITHGELTS, encoded by the coding sequence ATGCATCAATTTACTATTGGAATCGAAGAAGAATATCAAATTATTGATGTTGAGAGCAGAGATCTGATCTCTCATGTTTCGAAAATCATTGAAGGCGGAAAAGCGGTTTTAAGCGAAAATTTAAAACACGAAATGCACGAATCCATGATCGAAATGGAAACGGGCATCTGCCAGAATATCCAGGAAGCCAGAGCTGAGCTTACCAATCTTAGGAGACACCTTATCAAAACAGCTCATGACCAGAACCTTCGTGTTTCGGGAGGAGGTACTCACCCGTTCTCGCACTGGTCTGCAAATACGATCACACAGGGAGAAAGATACATCAAAATCGTTGATGATATGGGAGATGTAGCACGCGAAAATCTAATTTTCGGGCTGCACGTTCACATCGGAATTCCGAATCGTGAAGAAGGCGTTAGAATCCAGAATGTGATGAGATATTTCCTTCCTCACGTATATGCGCTATCTACAAACTCACCTTTCTGGATCGGAAGATATACCGGTTTTAAATCTTACAGACAGGAGATTTTCGTGAAATTCCCAAGAACAGGGATTCCGAGTTATTTCAATTCTTTGGCGGAATTTGACAGCTATGTTGATCTTTTGGTGAAAACAGGAACCATCGACAACGCCAAGAAAATCTGGTGGGATTTGAGAGTTCACCCATTCTACCCTACGATTGAATTCAGAATCTGTGATATGCCTCTGAGAATTGATGAAACGGTTTGTCTGGCTGCAATTATGCAGGCTTTGGTGGCGAAAATCTATAAACTTCATCAACAAAATTTAAGTTTCAGAAGCTACAGAAGATTATTATTAAATGAAAATAAATGGAGAGCTTCCAAAAGCGGAATTGAAGCCCATCTGATTGATTTTGGTAAAGAAGAATCTGTTCCTTATCCTCATCTGTTAAAAGAACTTCTTGAGTTTATCGATGATGTTGTAGATGACTTAGGATGCAGAACGGAAGTCGAATATGCCTGGAAAATTCTAGAAAACGGAACCGGCGCAGACAGACAGCTTCAGATCTTCAAAGAAACCGGCGATCTTACGAAAGTAGTTGATTATATGATCTCAGAGACCGAATATGGAATAACGCACGGTGAACTCACTTCGTAA
- a CDS encoding ATP-grasp domain-containing protein yields MAKKVGILFGMEDTFPWAFIDKVNELGGGEIIAEPVTIDKLEQGTDYGYAVIIDRISQDVPFYRAYLKNAALNGTYVINNPFWWSADEKFFNNALMSKLGIPLPKTVLLPSHERPTNTSETSFRNLRFPHDWDYIFNYVGFPAYMKPHDGGGWRNVYRVENPEDLWNKLGETEQLVMMVQEEIIFDDYYRVYCLGKKYVHIMPYEPRNAHHLRYATTHQTQGEELEKLLKTIHDYTITMNEALGYDFNTVEFAVRDGIPYAIDFCNPAPDADRNSVGEENFAWIVEHAAKLAIEKAKEYVPGKPNISWGTFVKDSVK; encoded by the coding sequence ATGGCAAAAAAAGTAGGAATTCTATTCGGTATGGAAGATACGTTCCCTTGGGCATTTATCGATAAAGTAAACGAGCTGGGCGGTGGAGAAATCATCGCTGAACCGGTAACGATCGACAAACTGGAACAAGGAACAGATTACGGTTATGCAGTGATTATCGACAGAATTTCGCAGGATGTTCCTTTCTACAGAGCTTATCTTAAAAATGCTGCTTTAAATGGGACGTATGTAATCAACAATCCATTTTGGTGGAGTGCAGATGAGAAGTTTTTCAATAATGCTTTGATGTCAAAACTGGGAATTCCTCTTCCTAAAACCGTTTTGCTTCCATCACACGAAAGACCGACCAATACTTCGGAAACATCTTTCAGAAACCTCAGATTTCCGCATGACTGGGATTATATTTTTAACTATGTCGGATTTCCGGCCTACATGAAACCTCACGACGGAGGAGGCTGGAGAAACGTGTACAGAGTAGAAAATCCTGAAGATTTGTGGAATAAACTGGGAGAAACAGAGCAGCTGGTAATGATGGTTCAGGAAGAAATTATTTTCGACGATTATTACAGAGTCTATTGTTTAGGTAAAAAATATGTTCATATCATGCCTTATGAGCCGAGAAATGCACATCATCTGAGATATGCAACGACGCACCAGACACAAGGTGAGGAATTGGAAAAATTATTAAAAACCATTCACGATTATACCATTACCATGAATGAAGCGTTGGGCTATGATTTCAATACTGTCGAATTTGCCGTAAGAGACGGAATTCCTTATGCTATTGACTTTTGTAATCCCGCTCCGGATGCCGACAGAAACTCTGTGGGTGAAGAAAATTTCGCGTGGATTGTAGAGCACGCCGCAAAATTAGCCATAGAAAAAGCTAAAGAATATGTTCCCGGAAAACCAAATATTTCCTGGGGAACTTTCGTAAAGGATTCTGTAAAATAA
- a CDS encoding alpha/beta hydrolase-fold protein: protein MPQIEHTDYYSHILGTSLKVEVTGHYGYPIVMFPTSQGQYTQNHDFHLNGSINWFIEQGKVKLYNIQTIDSWSFYDEKISPQQRIKNYELYVQFLIKEFIPYIQKLHDTHRVAVAGASFGGYHAANFAFRFPDVVSHLFCLSGAFSIRNFMDGYSDELVYFNCPREFVKNDEAWKYKHMHIVLSTSDQDICRDKNLEMADILSSKGIDFWYDERKWINHDWPLWRMVFPTFIGAFFS from the coding sequence ATGCCTCAGATAGAACACACAGATTATTACTCACATATTTTAGGAACAAGCCTTAAAGTAGAGGTTACGGGACATTACGGTTACCCAATCGTTATGTTTCCCACTTCACAAGGGCAATATACCCAAAACCATGACTTTCACCTGAATGGAAGCATCAATTGGTTTATAGAACAGGGAAAAGTCAAATTATATAATATACAAACGATTGACAGCTGGAGTTTTTATGATGAAAAAATTTCTCCGCAGCAAAGAATTAAAAATTATGAATTGTATGTTCAGTTTTTGATTAAAGAATTTATTCCATATATCCAGAAACTACATGATACGCATCGTGTGGCAGTTGCTGGAGCGAGTTTCGGAGGATATCATGCAGCGAATTTCGCTTTCAGGTTTCCGGATGTGGTTTCGCATTTATTTTGTCTTTCGGGAGCTTTCAGCATAAGAAATTTTATGGACGGATATTCTGATGAACTGGTGTATTTTAATTGTCCGAGAGAATTCGTAAAAAATGATGAAGCCTGGAAGTACAAACATATGCACATTGTTTTAAGCACCTCAGATCAGGACATCTGCAGAGACAAAAACCTGGAAATGGCGGATATTTTAAGCTCAAAAGGAATTGATTTCTGGTACGACGAAAGAAAGTGGATCAACCACGACTGGCCGCTTTGGAGGATGGTTTTCCCGACGTTTATCGGAGCATTCTTTTCTTAA
- a CDS encoding ATP-grasp domain-containing protein produces MEEKIIVCISCYYKGYDFMDEMKKLGNKIILVTSENLKEKNWPWHAIDEVFYMPELQPSVWNLEHLIQGFSHLMQTRKVDAVVALDDYDVEKAALIRETFRIPGMGQTTHRYFRDKLAMRQKAKDSGISVPEFTAVFNNDEVNRFVEHIPAPWVLKPRSEASASGIKKLKSKDELWDALNALGEERHLFLLESFKPGDVYHVDSLTFNKEIVFTSASKYLAPPMQVSHEGGVFRSKTLGRYSDEFKALEEANAKVLSSFGLINGATHTEFIRGKEDGKWYFLETSSRVGGAHIPDLVEASSNINIWREWAKIEDALLKQKKYEVAKPTGYYSGLIVALIKDKEPDYNQFECEEVVKFLPIDYHVGIVYKSNDSSVVQDRLDYAAAKIHSDMLNILPPKSKPTS; encoded by the coding sequence ATGGAGGAGAAAATTATAGTATGTATTTCGTGCTATTACAAGGGCTATGATTTCATGGACGAAATGAAGAAGCTCGGTAATAAAATAATCTTAGTCACATCCGAAAATCTTAAAGAAAAAAACTGGCCTTGGCACGCCATCGACGAGGTATTTTATATGCCCGAATTACAGCCGTCTGTCTGGAATCTGGAACATCTTATCCAGGGATTTTCTCATCTAATGCAAACCAGAAAAGTAGACGCAGTCGTAGCTCTGGACGATTATGATGTGGAAAAAGCAGCTCTTATCCGGGAAACATTCCGTATTCCGGGAATGGGACAAACGACGCACAGATATTTCAGGGATAAGTTGGCTATGCGGCAAAAAGCAAAAGATTCTGGAATTAGCGTTCCTGAGTTTACCGCTGTTTTTAATAATGATGAGGTTAATCGTTTCGTTGAGCACATTCCCGCTCCATGGGTTTTAAAACCGCGTTCGGAAGCTTCGGCTTCGGGAATTAAAAAACTGAAGTCTAAAGATGAACTTTGGGACGCTTTGAACGCTCTGGGAGAAGAACGACATTTGTTTTTACTGGAAAGCTTCAAGCCGGGAGATGTGTATCACGTTGACAGCTTGACATTTAACAAAGAAATAGTTTTCACATCCGCTTCAAAATATCTTGCTCCTCCGATGCAGGTTTCGCATGAGGGAGGTGTTTTCAGATCTAAAACACTGGGGCGATATTCCGATGAATTCAAAGCGCTTGAAGAGGCGAATGCTAAAGTGTTGTCAAGTTTTGGCTTAATCAACGGAGCGACCCATACAGAATTCATACGCGGAAAAGAAGACGGAAAATGGTATTTCCTGGAAACCTCTTCCCGGGTGGGCGGTGCGCACATTCCTGATCTGGTGGAAGCTTCCAGCAATATCAACATCTGGAGAGAATGGGCAAAGATTGAAGATGCCCTACTTAAACAGAAGAAATATGAAGTTGCCAAACCTACCGGATATTATTCGGGACTGATTGTCGCTTTAATTAAAGATAAAGAACCGGATTATAATCAATTTGAATGTGAAGAAGTCGTGAAATTCCTTCCGATCGATTACCACGTTGGTATTGTTTACAAATCGAATGACTCTTCGGTTGTGCAGGATCGGCTGGATTATGCTGCAGCAAAAATACATTCGGATATGCTGAATATTCTTCCTCCAAAAAGTAAACCGACAAGCTGA